From a single Lolium rigidum isolate FL_2022 chromosome 7, APGP_CSIRO_Lrig_0.1, whole genome shotgun sequence genomic region:
- the LOC124674876 gene encoding vacuolar-processing enzyme beta-isozyme 1-like has translation MARWWVCGLLSLLAVAAAAAAAEWNAEPLIRLPTQKGRDATAAPAPAPAAAEEEEGVTRWAVLVAGSRGYGNYRHQADVCHAYQILKRGGVKEENIVVFMYDDIAENHLNPRPGMIINNPKGKDVYAGVPKDYTGDQVTTKNFFAVLMGNKTAVTGGSRKVINSKPQDHIFIYYSDHGGPGVLGMPNMPYLYAGDLIKVLREKHASKSYSKMVIYVEACESGSIFEGLMPEDLNIYVTTAANANEDSYGTYCPGTETPPPPEYSTCLGDVYSVSWMEDSETHNLKKETIKDQYEVVKIRTSGSDRVNRGSHVMEYGDKTFRDEKLFLYQGFDPANANINNRLLLPGLEGAINQRDADVLFMWKRYEQLSEGSEEKLRALREIKETVLHRKHLDSSIDFIGKLLFGFVNGPSMLEAPRSSGQPLVNDWDCLKRMVRVFESHCGSLTQYGMKHMRAFANICNNGISEAGMKEASISACGGYNSAKWSPLALGHSA, from the exons ATGGCTCGGTGGTGGGTTTGCGGACTCCTCTCGCTCCTGgcggtggccgccgccgccgccgctgcggagTGGAATGCGGAGCCGCTGATTCGGCTGCCGACGCAGAAGGGGCGTGACGCGACTGCAGCTCCTGCCcctgccccggcggcggcggaggaggaagaaggggtcaCGAGGTGGGCCGTGCTCGTTGCGGGCTCCAGAGGCTACGGGAACTACCGTCACCAG GCCGATGTGTGCCATGCCTACCAGATTCTGAAGAGAGGAGGGGTAAAGGAGGAGAACATTGTGGTGTTTATGTACGACGACATCGCCGAAAACCATCTCAACCCAAGACCTGGGATGATCATCAACAATCCTAAAGGGAAAGATGTTTACGCTGGTGTTCCAAAG GACTACACTGGTGACCAGGTCACTACTAAAAACTTCTTTGCAGTTCTCATGGGCAACAAAACTGCAGTTACTGGAGGGAGTAGGAAGGTGATAAACAGCAAACCGCAGGATCACATCTTCATCTATTACTCGGATCATGGGGGTCCCGGTGTTCTTG GTATGCCCAACATGCCGTACCTTTATGCTGGCGACTTGATCAAGGTGTTACGAGAAAAGCATGCTTCTAAGAGTTATTCAAAAATG GTTATATATGTTGAAGCGTGTGAAAGTGGCAGTATATTTGAGGGTCTAATGCCAGAAGATCTTAATATTTATGTTACAACAGCAGCTAATGCAAATGAAGATAGTTATGGAACATACTGCCCTGGGACGGAAACACCACCTCCTCCTGAATACAGTACCTGTTTAGGTGACGTCTACAGTGTTTCTTGGATGGAAGATAG TGAAACTCACAATCTAAAGAAGGAAACAATCAAGGATCAGTACGAGGTG GTTAAAATTAGAACTTCAGGCTCAGATAGGGTCAATAGGGGTTCTCATGTCATGGAGTATGGTGACAAGACATTCAGGGATGAGAAGCTTTTCCTTTATCAAGGTTTTGATCCTGCAAATGCCAACATCAACAACAGGCTGCTTTTGCCTGGCCTGGAGGGTGCAATCAATCAGAGAGATGCCGATGTTCTTTTCATGTGGAAGAGG TATGAGCAGTTAAGTGAAGGATCAGAAGAGAAGCTGAGGGCTCTCAGGGAAATCAAAGAAACTGTGCTACACAGGAAGCATCTCGACAGCAGCATCGATTTCATCGGGAAGCTTCTCTTTGGATTTGTAAATGGGCCTTCAATGCTTGAGGCTCCTAGAAGCTCTGGCCAACCATTGGTTAACGACTGGGATTGTTTGAAGAGGATG GTGCGAGTCTTCGAATCCCACTGTGGATCGCTCACTCAGTATGGCATGAAACATATGAGGGCGTTCGCAAACATATGCAACAACGGCATCTCCGAGGCTGGGATGAAGGAAGCAAGCATCAGCGCCTGTGGCGGTTACAACTCGGCGAAGTGGAGCCCACTAGCTCTGGGTCACAGCGCCTGA